A stretch of the Malus domestica chromosome 08, GDT2T_hap1 genome encodes the following:
- the LOC139197942 gene encoding uncharacterized protein: protein MASSAMKGRAWTRKEDETLCKAYRWVSKNSVRGISQTSEGVWTRVSKKYLEFYEGTIPPNTRNHESCYSRWKKHLHPSLNKWHQALLAAASRHESGANYYDEVRQAEELYMEVSSKPFHFHGCWDICKGWVLFEDPPQHRVDPLGAASPSVDMNEDGSPTIQQTRVENPTPSESSLPRAMERNKAQRLREKGKANVDYAAQHEVAASLRLLAEQNALEVEERKCRHEEQAKQIQEEMDDKNMERNTSNYTPMSNAYFDRKKKEIMSRRQLFTSDYTPTMADDEDDVDYGC from the exons atggcctcatctgcaatgaaaggtagggcttggacccgaaaagaagatgaaactctttgcaaggcttatagatgggtcTCAAAAAATAGTGTGAGGGggatttctcaaacaagtgaaggtgtttggactcgtgtgtccaaaaaatacttagagttctacgaaggcaccattccaccgaatacccgaaaccacgaaagttgttattcaagatggaagaaacatcttcatccaagtttgaataaatggcatcaagcactattagcagcagcaagtagacatgaaagcggcgccaattactatgacgaa gtacgccaagcagaggaattgtatatggaggtcagctcaaaaccctttcattttcacggttgttgggacatttgtaaagggtgggtgttatttgaagatccacctcaacatagagTGGATCCTTTGGGAGCTGCATCCCCATCTGtagatatgaatgaagatggatctcctaccattcaacaaacaagggtagaaaatccgaCTCCGTCCGAAAGTTCTTTACCTAGGGCTATGGAACGAAACAAGGCCCAAAGGTTGAGggaaaagggcaaggcaaaTGTTGATTACGCCGCTCAACATGAAGTGGCGGCCTCATTGCGATTACTGGCGGAGCAAAATGCCCTTGAGGTGGAAGAAAGGAAGTGTAGACATGAAGAACaggccaaacaaatacaagaagagatggatgataagaatatggaaaggaacacttcgaattacactccaatgagtaatgcctattttgataggaaaaaaaaggaaattatgtCTCGACGGCAATTGTTTACTtctgactatactcctacaatggcggatgatgaagatgatgttgattatggatGTTAA